One Xenopus tropicalis strain Nigerian chromosome 8, UCB_Xtro_10.0, whole genome shotgun sequence genomic window carries:
- the LOC101733311 gene encoding phospholipase A and acyltransferase 1-like, with translation MSPLKRNRVEKKMTWGEDNDTDQLFVTKLRYGMKVSNKKNFLSHSSTLRYKKYDLESSANFVLKQQPPLEPGDLIEFVRLWGVYSHWGVYVGDGRVVHLEVIVDFNLLLDPMSPVGDGKVLEQSVESVANGSKYRVNNSYDKYYAPRRKEDIVAMAKQQVGKKMTYNLMVSNCEHFSTFMRYGVASSKQARESRIAHCIHMVPVFRILRLFHQMTQHFNKLLTFFSTMVKTFFNCNKMFFKTMISWASLSPVLLPFWSNETM, from the exons ATGTCGCCATTGAAGCGAAACAGGGTTGAGAAGAAGATGACTTGGGGGGAGGACAATGACACTGATCAGCTGTTTGTGACTAAACTGAGATATGGAATGAAGGTCTCAAATAAG AAGAACTTCTTGTCCCATAGCTCTACTTTGAGGTACAAAAAATATGATCTTGAATCTTCTGCAAACTTCGTTCTTAAGCAGCAGCCACCCCTCGAGCCTGGAGACCTGATTGAGTTTGTCCGACTGTGGGGGGTCTACAGTCATTGGGGAGTCTATGTTGGAGATGGCAGAGTTGTGCACCTAGAAG TAATAGTGGACTTTAATTTGCTATTGGACCCAATGTCTCCAGTGGGGG ATGGGAAAGTCCTGGAGCAATCGGTGGAATCGGTGGCCAACGGGAGCAAATACCGAGTCAATAACAGCTATGATAAATATTATGCACCCAGGAGGAAGGAGGACATTGTTGCAATGGCAAAACAACAAGTTGGGAAGAAAATGACTTATAATCTTATGGTGTCCAACTGCGAGCACTTCTCTACATTCATGAGATACGGTGTGGCTTCCTCCAAACAG GCCAGAGAGTCGAGGATAGCGCACTGTATCCATATGGTCCCAGTCTTTAGGATACTGAGGCTTTTCCACCAAATGACCCAACACTTCAATAAATTGCTCACCTTCTTCAGCACAATGGTCAAGACATTCTTCAACTGCAACAAAATGTTCTTCAAGACCATGATCAG